A DNA window from Daucus carota subsp. sativus chromosome 3, DH1 v3.0, whole genome shotgun sequence contains the following coding sequences:
- the LOC108211895 gene encoding uncharacterized protein LOC108211895, with amino-acid sequence MKTLRRLTKSKPPVKNDQGGRHVHQAKIKSKLPLSSLIARLMRFDGLRLQRPIHSQCNSFMDQNIPRFSPVALQVDNHLLDSGSHKKRFSDHPECKDMYEDKAGKSGNENGILSRCSTFASTQNYPKQSKIGGEEQKGTDKGTLRIVLLQPNYAMEGDVRSSLSLHDPSRANIFGSRESQSKEAAKRFNGELQEVFSRMRTDFPSYVKEIPGTGGLHDFSGIESASDSEVIKITSSTQQNRLLAGRQRRYC; translated from the coding sequence GAGGCCGACATGTTCACCAAGCAAAGATTAAATCAAAGCTGCCATTGTCGAGTTTGATTGCTAGATTAATGAGGTTTGATGGATTGAGATTGCAGCGGCCAATTCATAGCCAATGTAATAGCTTTATGGACCAAAATATACCGAGGTTTTCACCCGTAGCATTACAAGTAGACAATCACTTGCTTGACAGCGGCTCACATAAGAAAAGGTTCAGTGACCACCCAGAGTGCAAAGACATGTATGAAGACAAAGCTGGGAAGTCGGGAAATGAGAATGGCATCTTGAGTCGATGTTCTACTTTTGCCAGTACTCAAAATTATCCCAAGCAGTCAAAAATTGGCGGGGAGGAGCAAAAGGGTACTGATAAAGGAACTCTGAGGATTGTACTTCTCCAACCAAATTATGCAATGGAAGGGGATGTACGTAGCTCTTTATCATTACACGATCCTTCACGTGCTAATATTTTTGGCAGTCGGGAATCACAATCTAAAGAAGCTGCCAAAAGGTTCAATGGAGAATTGCAAGAGGTGTTCAGTCGCATGAGAACTGACTTTCCATCTTATGTTAAAGAGATACCTGGGACAGGGGGCCTTCATGACTTCTCTGGAATTGAGTCAGCAAGTGATTCAGAAGTAATAAAAATAACATCCTCTACTCAACAGAATCGTTTATTAGCTGGCAGGCAAAGAAGATACTGTTGA
- the LOC108214998 gene encoding G-type lectin S-receptor-like serine/threonine-protein kinase At4g27290 isoform X1, giving the protein MFFSFFLPFFISLLITCAAIDSINSTHPLRNGDTIVSARGEFEMGFFSTPGLPQNRYFGIWYKKISSNTVVWVANRDSPVTNTSGVVSVTSQGILVLNGTKMIWSSNSSRSVSNPIAQLLDTGNLVFRDGNNIIWQSFDHPVDNFLPGMKFGIDLDSGLQRYFTSWKSVDDPSTGKFTYRTDRGGYPQSLLWEGSKVTYRTGPWVGSGYSGFPKQDSTELYRIEYVISPREIYYKFDLNDNSESAITRLVLTPNGDTQRLIWNKQTHVWSVYLSYRVNDCDDYEFCGGNGICNINSSPRCECMKGFHPKFQENWDTADWSGGCARNTQLDCKKGDGFIRVSGVKLPDTRLSWYNTTLTLQDCRKLCLSNCNCTAYSNTDFRGGGSGCLLWFGDLADMRGYSDDGQVLYVRMAASDSDSTEESKKSSTSRVVVIVIPLLAAVTVILVLLLLYAFRKRKLKRKGVLRLDGEATNKIGKNELDLPLFTILQIARATNGFSSDNKLGEGGFGPVYKGMLDKGQEIAVKRLSKTSRQGIEEFMNEVSCIAKLQHRNLVKLLGSCVEQGERMLVYEYMPNRGLDSIIFDTELCKSFDWLKRCNIINGIARGLLYLHEDSRLRIIHRDLKVSNILLDHEMNPKISDFGMARIFGGSETEASTTRVVGTYGYMPPEYAIEGLFSTKSDVYSFGVLVLEIVSGKRNRGFKHPAHNHNLLGHAWRKYNEGKHLDVVDPAIMESSNHYELFRVIQIALLCVQQYPEDRPSMSSVVLMLSSKIELTIPKEPGFYSERNPEQNHSSSSKCDSESVNEISITRLTPR; this is encoded by the exons ATgttcttctcttttttcttgCCATTTTTCATATCTTTACTCATAACTTGTGCTGCAATTGATAGTATAAACTCAACTCATCCTTTAAGAAATGGAGACACCATTGTTTCAGCCCGGGGAGAGTTCGAAATGGGCTTTTTCAGCACCCCTGGCCTTCCACAGAATCGATATTTTGGTATATGGTACAAGAAAATTTCAAGCAACACAGTTGTGTGGGTAGCTAACAGAGATAGTCCAGTAACAAATACTTCTGGTGTAGTGTCTGTGACTAGTCAAGGGATTCTTGTACTTAATGGAACAAAGATGATATGGTCATCAAATTCATCAAGATCAGTGAGTAATCCTATAGCGCAGTTACTGGATACAGGGAATCTTGTTTTCCGGGATGGAAATAATATCATCTGGCAAAGTTTTGATCATCCTGTGGATAATTTTCTGCCAGGGATGAAATTCGGGATAGACTTGGACTCGGGGTTGCAGAGATATTTTACTTCTTGGAAAAGTGTCGATGATCCGTCTACTGGAAAGTTTACTTATCGGACTGATCGTGGTGGTTACCCTCAGTCATTGTTGTGGGAAGGATCAAAAGTTACGTACAGGACTGGACCGTGGGTTGGGAGTGGATATAGTGGTTTCCCAAAGCAGGATTCAACTGAATTATACAGAATTGAATATGTTATATCACCAAGGGAGATATACTATAAGTTTGATCTTAATGATAATTCTGAATCTGCTATTACTAGGTTGGTGCTGACTCCTAATGGCGATACACAACGGCTGATTTGGAATAAGCAGACTCATGTGTGGTCAGTTTATCTGTCTTATCGGGTGAATGATTGTGATGATTATGAATTTTGTGGAGGAAATGGTATTTGTAACATTAATAGTTCCCCTAGATGTGAATGTATGAAAGGGTTTCATCCAAAGTTTCAAGAAAACTGGGACACAGCAGATTGGTCTGGTGGATGTGCTCGAAACACTCAGCTGGATTGTAAGAAAGGAGATGGTTTTATCAGGGTTTCGGGTGTCAAACTGCCAGACACGCGACTCTCCTGGTATAACACGACTCTGACCCTGCAGGATTGTAGAAAATTGTGCTTGAGCAACTGCAATTGTACGGCATATTCAAATACAGATTTTAGAGGTGGGGGAAGTGGATGTTTGCTGTGGTTTGGCGATCTGGCTGATATGAGAGGCTACTCAGACGACGGACAGGTTTTGTATGTGAGAATGGCTGCCTCTGATTCAG aCAGCACAGAGGAAAGCAAAAAATCAAGTACAAGTAGGGTGGTGGTCATTGTGATTCCTTTGTTAGCAGCAGTGACAGTGATACTAGTCCTGTTACTTCTTTACGCCTTCAGGAAGAGAAAGCTGAAAAGGAAAG GAGTACTAAGACTTGATGGCGAGGCAACAAACAAAATTGGGAAGAACGAGTTGGATTTACCTTTGTTCACCATCTTGCAAATTGCTAGAGCCACCAATGGCTTCTCGTCTGACAACAAGCTTGGAGAGGGTGGCTTTGGACCTGTGTACAAG GGTATGTTGGACAAGGGTCAAGAGATTGCTGTAAAGAGGCTATCAAAAACTTCAAGACAAGGAATAGAGGAATTCATGAATGAAGTTTCGTGCATCGCTAAACTTCAGCACAGGAATCTTGTGAAACTTCTTGGATCCTGTGTTGAACAAGGAGAAAGAATGTTGGTCTATGAATATATGCCCAACAGAGGTTTAGATTCTATAATTTTTG ATACAGAACTATGCAAGTCATTTGACTGGCTGAAGCGCTGCAACATTATAAACGGGATTGCTAGGGGACTACTCTACCTTCACGAGGACTCCAGGCTAAGAATCATTCACAGAGACCTTAAAGTCAGTAATATTTTACTTGATCACGAGATGAACcctaaaatttcagattttggcATGGCTAGAATTTTTGGAGGAAGTGAAACTGAAGCAAGCACAACAAGAGTAGTTGGAACCTA CGGTTATATGCCTCCTGAGTATGCCATTGAAGGTCTATTCTCAACTAAATCCGATGTTTATAGCTTTGGCGTTTTGGTGCTGGAGATAGTAAGCGGGAAGAGAAACAGAGGTTTTAAACATCCCGCCCACAATCATAACCTTCTTGGACAT GCTTGGAGAAAATACAATGAAGGGAAGCACTTGGATGTTGTAGACCCGGCGATCATGGAATCAAGTAATCACTATGAGTTGTTTCGAGTGATTCAAATAGCTCTGTTGTGTGTGCAACAGTATCCAGAAGATAGACCAAGCATGTCATCTGTGGTTCTGATGCTCAGTAGTAAAATCGAATTGACTATTCCAAAAGAGCCTGGCTTTTACTCCGAGAGAAATCCTGAACAGAATCATTCTTCATCAAGCAAATGTGACTCTGAATCAGTTAACGAAATTAGTATCACACGTCTCACACCAAGATAG
- the LOC108214998 gene encoding G-type lectin S-receptor-like serine/threonine-protein kinase At4g27290 isoform X2, which translates to MGIISFLDSTEESKKSSTSRVVVIVIPLLAAVTVILVLLLLYAFRKRKLKRKGVLRLDGEATNKIGKNELDLPLFTILQIARATNGFSSDNKLGEGGFGPVYKGMLDKGQEIAVKRLSKTSRQGIEEFMNEVSCIAKLQHRNLVKLLGSCVEQGERMLVYEYMPNRGLDSIIFDTELCKSFDWLKRCNIINGIARGLLYLHEDSRLRIIHRDLKVSNILLDHEMNPKISDFGMARIFGGSETEASTTRVVGTYGYMPPEYAIEGLFSTKSDVYSFGVLVLEIVSGKRNRGFKHPAHNHNLLGHAWRKYNEGKHLDVVDPAIMESSNHYELFRVIQIALLCVQQYPEDRPSMSSVVLMLSSKIELTIPKEPGFYSERNPEQNHSSSSKCDSESVNEISITRLTPR; encoded by the exons ATGGggataatttcatttttagaCAGCACAGAGGAAAGCAAAAAATCAAGTACAAGTAGGGTGGTGGTCATTGTGATTCCTTTGTTAGCAGCAGTGACAGTGATACTAGTCCTGTTACTTCTTTACGCCTTCAGGAAGAGAAAGCTGAAAAGGAAAG GAGTACTAAGACTTGATGGCGAGGCAACAAACAAAATTGGGAAGAACGAGTTGGATTTACCTTTGTTCACCATCTTGCAAATTGCTAGAGCCACCAATGGCTTCTCGTCTGACAACAAGCTTGGAGAGGGTGGCTTTGGACCTGTGTACAAG GGTATGTTGGACAAGGGTCAAGAGATTGCTGTAAAGAGGCTATCAAAAACTTCAAGACAAGGAATAGAGGAATTCATGAATGAAGTTTCGTGCATCGCTAAACTTCAGCACAGGAATCTTGTGAAACTTCTTGGATCCTGTGTTGAACAAGGAGAAAGAATGTTGGTCTATGAATATATGCCCAACAGAGGTTTAGATTCTATAATTTTTG ATACAGAACTATGCAAGTCATTTGACTGGCTGAAGCGCTGCAACATTATAAACGGGATTGCTAGGGGACTACTCTACCTTCACGAGGACTCCAGGCTAAGAATCATTCACAGAGACCTTAAAGTCAGTAATATTTTACTTGATCACGAGATGAACcctaaaatttcagattttggcATGGCTAGAATTTTTGGAGGAAGTGAAACTGAAGCAAGCACAACAAGAGTAGTTGGAACCTA CGGTTATATGCCTCCTGAGTATGCCATTGAAGGTCTATTCTCAACTAAATCCGATGTTTATAGCTTTGGCGTTTTGGTGCTGGAGATAGTAAGCGGGAAGAGAAACAGAGGTTTTAAACATCCCGCCCACAATCATAACCTTCTTGGACAT GCTTGGAGAAAATACAATGAAGGGAAGCACTTGGATGTTGTAGACCCGGCGATCATGGAATCAAGTAATCACTATGAGTTGTTTCGAGTGATTCAAATAGCTCTGTTGTGTGTGCAACAGTATCCAGAAGATAGACCAAGCATGTCATCTGTGGTTCTGATGCTCAGTAGTAAAATCGAATTGACTATTCCAAAAGAGCCTGGCTTTTACTCCGAGAGAAATCCTGAACAGAATCATTCTTCATCAAGCAAATGTGACTCTGAATCAGTTAACGAAATTAGTATCACACGTCTCACACCAAGATAG
- the LOC108212124 gene encoding protein SODIUM POTASSIUM ROOT DEFECTIVE 1, with translation MILGIAEEGLAMALSSTCPSSTTFLGGRAIDRCNPIIRDARRLGKVVQMNTTDTEPPSPPPQPATDQNFVNSMNDIIHQTEKKKKKKKAHMISSLKKEKKTNSSADCAGKMVNKTGSTSKVATDDYEIIVDSPGDSSRYLLTTTNSSSTREMKSFVYSQRFDPRLAMVEQSSATSSFSSPVTSSPASAAPNHQVVVLRVSLHCRGCERKMRKHISKMEGVTSFNIDFAAKKLTVAGEVTPLSVLASVSKVKKAQLLTSPAPTTSSSTIPSYSDQTISPISQDKVIIV, from the exons ATGATACTAGGCATAGCAGAAGAAGGATTGGCAATGGCATTATCCTCAACATGTCCCTCCAGCACAACTTTTTTAGGTGGTCGAGCTATAGACCGCTGCAATCCCATTATCCGAGATGCAAGGAGACTCGGCAAAGTAGTGCAGATGAATACTACAGACACTGAACCACCTTCCCCTCCTCCTCAACCAGCTACAGACCAAAATTTTGTGAACAGCATGAATGATATTATTCATCAgactgagaagaagaagaagaagaagaaggcgcATATGATATCTTCATTGAAGAAGGAAAAAAAGACTAATAGTAGTGCAGATTGTGCTGGCAAAATGGTAAACAAGACTGGTAGTACTAGTAAGGTTGCTACAGATGATTATGAGATTATTGTCGATAGCCCTGGTGATTCTTCAAGGTACTTGTTGACTACTACTAATAGTAGTAGTACTCGTGAAATGAAATCATTTGTATATTCACAACGATTTGATCCTCGATTGGCTATGGTGGAACAATCTTCGGCTACctcttccttttcttctccagtAACTTCTTCCCCTGCCTCTGCAGCTCCCAACCACCAG GTAGTAGTTCTTCGTGTGTCTCTTCATTGCAGAGGATGCGAAAGAAAAATGAGGAAACATATATCCAAAATGGAAG GAGTAACATCTTTTAACATAGACTTTGCTGCAAAGAAGTTGACAGTTGCTGGAGAAGTGACACCGTTATCTGTGCTGGCTAGTGTCTCGAAAGTGAAGAAAGCTCAACTCTTGACATCACCGGCTCCAACAACGTCCTCCTCAACAATCCCGTCTTACTCAGATCAGACTATATCACCAATTAGCCAAGACAAGGTGATAATCGTCTGA
- the LOC108214791 gene encoding UDP-glucuronic acid decarboxylase 1, whose translation MKQLHKQSSLAYRRDEEQLSSGDHASSYSPKALKHHRSIPRSINYIFKEQRLLFILLGILIGSTFFIIQPNLSTFTPSDAGSAASLPKSVSLFDREALPSRKTYPRSTAGMMMQQQRNGRIPVGIGRKRMRIVVTGGAGFVGSHLVDKLIARGDDVIVIDNFFTGRKDNVMHHFGNPRFEMIRHDVVEPILLEVDQIYHLACPASPVHYKYNPVKTIKTNVMGTLNMLGLAKRIGAKFLLTSTSEVYGDPLEHPQKETYWGNVNPIGVRSCYDEGKRTAETLAMDYHRGAGVEVRIARIFNTYGPRMCLDDGRVVSNFVAQAIRKQPLTVYGDGKQTRSFQYVADLVDGLMALMEGEHVGPFNLGNPGEFTMLELAEVVKETIDPSATIEYKENTADDPHKRKPDISKAKDLLNWEPKISLREGLPRMVSDFQNRILNEDEGKGQK comes from the exons ATGAAGCAATTACACAAGCAATCAAGCTTAGCTTACAGACGCGATGAAGAACAGTTATCCTCAGGCGATCACGCTTCTTCCTACTCGCCAAAAGCCCTAAAACACCACCGATCGATCCCCCGCTCCATCAATTACATCTTCAAAGAGCAGCGTCTCCTTTTCATCCTTTTAGGCATCTTAATCGGCTCCACATTCTTCATAATTCAGCCCAATTTATCCACTTTCACGCCCTCCGATGCCGGCTCCGCGGCGTCGCTGCCGAAATCGGTCTCGTTGTTCGACCGTGAGGCGTTGCCGAGTCGAAAGACGTATCCGAGGAGCACGGCGGGGATGATGATGCAGCAGCAGCGGAATGGGAGGATTCCGGTGGGGATTGGGAGGAAGAGGATGAGGATTGTGGTTACGGGCGGGGCGGGGTTTGTGGGGAGTCATTTGGTGGATAAGCTGATTGCGCGAGGCGATGATGTGATTGTTATTGATAATTTCTTTACGGGACGGAAGGATAATGTGATGCATCATTTTGGGAATCCTAGGTTTGAGATGATTAGGCATGATGTTGTTGAGCCGATTCTGTTGGAGGTTGATCAGATCTATCATTTGGCTTGTCCCGCTTCTCCAGTTCATTACAAGTATAATCCTGTCAAGACTATTA AGACAAATGTTATGGGTACCTTGAACATGTTGGGGCTCGCCAAGAGAATTGGCGCAAAGTTTTTGCTCACAAGCACGAGTGAGGTTTATGGTGATCCGCTTGAGCATCCCCAAAAAGAGACTTATTGGGGAAATGTCAATCCAATAG GTGTAAGGAGTTGCTATGATGAAGGCAAACGAACAGCTGAGACTTTGGCAATGGATTATCATCGAGGTGCAGGTGTTGAG GTGCGTATTGCTCGTATTTTTAATACGTATGGACCTCGTATGTGTTTAGATGACGGGCGGGTTGTAAGCAACTTCGTGGCACAG GCAATCCGCAAACAACCATTGACTGTTTACGGTGATGGAAAGCAAACAAGAAGCTTCCAATATGTAGCAGACTTG GTTGATGGATTGATGGCGTTGATGGAAGGTGAGCATGTGGGACCTTTTAATTTGGGTAATCCAGGGGAATTTACCATGTTGGAGCTTGCCGAG GTTGTGAAAGAAACAATTGATCCCAGTGCGACAATTGAATATAAAGAGAACACTGCTGATGATCCTCACAAGAGGAAACCAGATATTAGCAAAGCAAAGGATTTGCTGAACTGGGAGCCAAAAATATCCCTTCGTGAGGGTCTGCCACGCATGGTATCTGATTTTCAGAACCGGATCTTGAATGAGGATGAAGGGAAAGGACAAAAATAA